TGGCTCAGCTCGTACGTCGCGACCATGGTGTCGTCGGCCAGGAAGGCCCCGTCCGCGACCGTGGTCATCGTGGGCAGGGCGAGCACCGTGGAGGCCTCCACTCCGCGCCCCACCTTGGCCCCCAGCAGCCGTAACCACACCGGTGTGAAGAGGCTGGCGTAGAGCGGGAACAGCCCGACCCGGGCCATCCCCATCAGCCGCTCGGTCGTCCAGACCTGCCACGCCACCCGCCCCTGCACGGGGTGGTACCCGGCGCGCAGGCCGATGCTGAGCGCCCGGACGGCCCCGAGCACCAGCAGCGCATAGCCCACGACGTAGGCGACGGTCGCCACCGCGACGGCGGCCAGCACCGCACCGACTGTCGGTCGGACCGTGAGGGTCCAGCCGAGCAGGGCGAGCGCCGGCAGAGCGGCGACGACCGGTACCAGCCCCAGCAATTGGGCGGTCACTCCGTACGCCATCGGCCAGAGGCGTGACCCCGTCCGCGACTGCGTGGGACGCTGCCCGGGCCACCCGGCCGAATCCTTGGCAGCGGGTGCGGCCGGTGAACCGGCCCAGAGCTGGTTCGCCGGTACGGCACCGGTCACGGCCGAGCCCGCGGCGATGCGCGCGCCCTTGCCGACCCGAGCGCCCGGCATCAGGGTGCTGCGGGATCCGACCCGGGCGCCGGCGCCGACGCGTACCTTGCCGATGCGGACGACGTCGCCGTCGACCCAGTGGCCGGACAGGTCGACCTCCGGCTCGATCGCCGCGCCGCGGCCGAGCTTCAGCAGGCCAGTGACCGGCGGCGCGGAGTGCAGGTCGACGTCGGCGCCGATCTGCGCGCCGAGCGCCTTGGCGTAGGTGATCATCCAGGATGCTCCGGCGACGCTGGTGGCGCCGGTCAGCTCGGCGAGTCGTTCAGCGGCCCACAGCCGCAGGTGCACGCTGCCCCCGCGCGGGTAGCTGCCCGGGCGTACCCCCCGGAGCAGCAGTCGCGCTCCTCCGGCGGCCACGGCGATCCGGCCGAGCGGGCTGAACAGCAGCGCCCAGCCCAGCGCCACCCACCACCAGGACACGGTCGCCGCCCAGGGTGCCGGAGCCAGCAGGGCGAGAACGTTGCCGAGGGCGGCCAGGACGGTCAGCCAGCGGAGCCCGACCAGCGCGAGCATCGGCACCATGAGCACGGCCTGGATCAGCCCGGCACGCCGGGGCGTCGGCCGGACCTCCCGACGCGTTGCCACCGTGCTGTCGAGCGCGTCGAGTACGGCCGCGAGCCGCGACAGCTTCGGGTGGAGGTAGATGTCGGCCACCGAGACCCGTGGGTGCCGCCGCCGGATCCACGCCACCAGTTGCGCCGCGTTCAGGCTCCCGCCGCCGTGGTTGAAGAAGTCCGCGCCCGCCTCGGTGGGGCGTACGCCCAAAATCTCCGCCCAGCCGCCAGCGAGCCAGTCCTCGGTCGCGGTCAGCTCACCCGCGGTGTCCTCAGCGGTGGCCAGCGGCCAGGGCAGCGCGGCCCGGTCCACCTTGCCGGACGTACGGGTGGGCAGCGCATCCACCACGGCCAGCAGCGGAACGAGCGCGGCCGGCAGTTGCTCACGGATCCGCAGCGCCGCCATCGCGGAGTCGAATGCGACGCCGTCCTGCGGCACCACGTACCCCACCAGCAGTTGATTGCCCGCGGCGGTCCGCTGCACCGCCGCGGCTGCACCGGCGACTCCCGGCAGTGCCTGTAGTGCGGCGTCGATCTCACCCAGCTCGATCCGGCGTCCGCCGAGTTTGACCTGTTCGTCACCGCGCCCGACGAACAGAAGCCCCTCGGGTTCCGCCCGGACGATGTCCCCACTGCGGTAGGCCCGCTGCCAGCCGAGCGCGGGCAGCACCGCGAACTTCTCGGCGTCCTTGCCCGGGTCCAGGTAGCGGGCGAGTCCCACCCCGCCGATCACCAGCTCGCCGGTCTCGCCCATCCCGACCGGAGCGCCGGACCCGTCGACGACCGCGAGCTCCCAGCCGGCCAGCGGCAGCCCGATGCGTACCGGTCCCTCGCCGGTCATCCGCGCGGCGCAGGCGACCACGGTCGCCTCGGTCGGTCCGTAGGTGTTCCAGACCTCGCGGCCCTCGACGGCCAGGCGCTGCGCGAGCTCAGGTGGGCAGGCCTCCCCACCGAAGATCAGCAGCCGGACGTCCTCCAGCGCCTCGACCGGCCACAGTGCCGCGAGCGTCGGCACGGTCGACACCACGGAGATGCGCTGCTCGGCCAGCCACGGACCGAGGTCGACGCCGCTGCGGACGAGCGACCGCGCGGC
The window above is part of the Micromonospora sp. LH3U1 genome. Proteins encoded here:
- a CDS encoding Pls/PosA family non-ribosomal peptide synthetase, coding for MGTAPAAPAVFRSSSAPVRRTLVDILDETVRAHPDARALDSGATALTYRDMADEVEAVRTSLARHGIGRGDRVGVRISSGTAELYLAILGVLAAGAAYVPVDADDPEERAELVFAEADVAAVLGDGLTVSLRRTPEGGSGRPGPADDAWIIFTSGSTGTPKGVAVSHGAAAAFVDAEAQLFLAGEADEAIGPQDRVLAGLSVAFDASCEEMWLAWRHGACLVPAARSLVRSGVDLGPWLAEQRISVVSTVPTLAALWPVEALEDVRLLIFGGEACPPELAQRLAVEGREVWNTYGPTEATVVACAARMTGEGPVRIGLPLAGWELAVVDGSGAPVGMGETGELVIGGVGLARYLDPGKDAEKFAVLPALGWQRAYRSGDIVRAEPEGLLFVGRGDEQVKLGGRRIELGEIDAALQALPGVAGAAAAVQRTAAGNQLLVGYVVPQDGVAFDSAMAALRIREQLPAALVPLLAVVDALPTRTSGKVDRAALPWPLATAEDTAGELTATEDWLAGGWAEILGVRPTEAGADFFNHGGGSLNAAQLVAWIRRRHPRVSVADIYLHPKLSRLAAVLDALDSTVATRREVRPTPRRAGLIQAVLMVPMLALVGLRWLTVLAALGNVLALLAPAPWAATVSWWWVALGWALLFSPLGRIAVAAGGARLLLRGVRPGSYPRGGSVHLRLWAAERLAELTGATSVAGASWMITYAKALGAQIGADVDLHSAPPVTGLLKLGRGAAIEPEVDLSGHWVDGDVVRIGKVRVGAGARVGSRSTLMPGARVGKGARIAAGSAVTGAVPANQLWAGSPAAPAAKDSAGWPGQRPTQSRTGSRLWPMAYGVTAQLLGLVPVVAALPALALLGWTLTVRPTVGAVLAAVAVATVAYVVGYALLVLGAVRALSIGLRAGYHPVQGRVAWQVWTTERLMGMARVGLFPLYASLFTPVWLRLLGAKVGRGVEASTVLALPTMTTVADGAFLADDTMVATYELSHGWLRVAPARIGKQAFLGNSGMAAPGRSVPKRGLVGVLSSAPLKAKKDSSWLGAPPMPLRRTVEAADTSRTFDPPVRLKLARAAIELCRIVPVMFAAALAVGVLAVLAFVWRTAGWGAAALVSGPVLLGAAIAAAAIATAAKWLLVGRFRATERALWTSFVWRNELADTFVEVLAAPWLVRFATGTPLLTLWLRTLGAKIGRGVWLETYWLPEYDLVRLGDGATVNRGCVVQTHLFHDRVMSMDEVVLGAGAALGPHGIVLPGASIGARTTVGPGSLVTRGDAVPCDSRWLGNPIATWPAPVARSA